The Luteimonas sp. YGD11-2 genome has a window encoding:
- a CDS encoding SPOR domain-containing protein, with protein sequence MDSGVKQRLIGAAVLVALAVIFLPMLVKGPAPATGRSGLSLELPDAPTDRVVTRDLPLMAPAPSDDRAVLPAAEPESVDAAAADGEFPTVDTASVERADADADPAAAGAALPAAVAGGGYAVHFGSYGSSVNADTVVNRLAGAGFPAASSEAATAGKPVWRVRIGPYATRAEAEAVRVAAAEVGTNDARVIALDAAADAPRTAATTPAAQPPPPAATATRPQDVPAPVAQPTPAPPAAPAPAAAAGTGFVVQLGAFRNAADANAMRDRLRGLGFSAFTDTVQSDRGQLTRVKAGPVIDRAEADRLRSQIQARAGIDGIVRSHP encoded by the coding sequence ATGGATTCCGGAGTCAAGCAGCGCCTGATCGGCGCAGCGGTGCTGGTCGCGCTTGCGGTGATCTTCCTGCCCATGCTGGTGAAGGGGCCCGCCCCGGCCACGGGCAGGTCCGGGCTGTCGCTTGAGCTCCCCGACGCGCCCACCGACCGGGTGGTCACGCGCGACCTGCCGCTGATGGCGCCGGCGCCTTCCGATGACAGGGCGGTACTGCCCGCCGCGGAACCGGAGTCTGTGGACGCGGCAGCAGCCGACGGCGAATTCCCCACGGTAGACACCGCGTCCGTCGAGCGGGCCGACGCCGACGCGGACCCGGCTGCCGCCGGCGCCGCGCTGCCTGCCGCCGTCGCCGGTGGCGGATACGCCGTGCATTTCGGCAGCTACGGCAGCAGCGTCAACGCCGATACCGTGGTCAACCGCCTGGCGGGGGCCGGGTTCCCGGCGGCCAGCAGTGAAGCCGCCACCGCGGGCAAGCCGGTGTGGCGGGTGCGGATCGGGCCGTATGCCACCCGTGCCGAGGCCGAAGCGGTGCGCGTGGCTGCCGCCGAAGTGGGCACCAACGATGCCCGGGTGATCGCGCTCGATGCCGCCGCCGACGCGCCACGCACCGCTGCCACGACTCCGGCAGCACAGCCGCCCCCGCCTGCGGCAACCGCGACGCGGCCGCAGGATGTGCCGGCACCCGTCGCCCAGCCCACCCCCGCGCCGCCAGCAGCGCCCGCGCCGGCCGCAGCCGCGGGGACCGGGTTCGTGGTGCAGCTGGGCGCGTTCCGCAATGCCGCCGACGCCAACGCCATGCGCGACCGCCTGCGCGGGCTGGGCTTCAGCGCCTTCACCGATACCGTGCAGAGCGACCGCGGCCAGCTGACCCGGGTGAAGGCCGGGCCGGTGATCGACCGTGCCGAAGCCGACCGCCTGCGCTCGCAGATCCAGGCTCGGGCCGGCATCGACGGCATCGTGCGCTCGCACCCCTGA
- a CDS encoding histidine phosphatase family protein: MRILLARHGETPWNAEGRYQGQEDIALSPVGIGQAEALGRRLADVRIDRAVASPLQRARRTAELALGPERAGMLTLDDGLREIGHGSWEGLLAGEIREQHPELARAWREAPDTVLMPGGGESLQHVIDRAWPALARAMAGLAADDTLLVVAHDAVNRVLLCRVLGIPLSRLWTFRQAPTTLNLLEGATPDSLDVVRLNDCAHHTPLFGEAVHRAL; this comes from the coding sequence ATGAGGATCCTGCTGGCCCGGCATGGCGAGACGCCCTGGAATGCGGAAGGCCGCTACCAGGGGCAGGAGGACATCGCGCTGTCGCCGGTGGGGATCGGCCAGGCGGAAGCGCTCGGGCGTCGGCTGGCCGACGTGCGCATCGATCGCGCGGTGGCCTCGCCCCTGCAACGGGCGCGACGTACCGCGGAGCTCGCCCTTGGCCCGGAGCGCGCCGGCATGCTCACCCTCGACGACGGCCTGCGCGAGATCGGCCACGGCAGCTGGGAAGGCCTGCTGGCGGGTGAGATCCGCGAGCAGCACCCCGAGCTCGCTCGCGCCTGGCGCGAGGCGCCGGACACGGTGCTGATGCCCGGGGGCGGCGAATCGCTGCAGCATGTGATCGACCGCGCCTGGCCGGCGCTGGCGCGCGCGATGGCCGGCCTCGCCGCGGACGACACCCTGCTGGTGGTGGCCCACGATGCGGTCAACCGGGTGCTGCTGTGCCGCGTGCTCGGCATCCCGCTGTCGCGGCTGTGGACCTTCCGCCAGGCGCCGACCACGCTGAACCTGCTGGAAGGTGCCACGCCGGATTCCCTGGACGTGGTGCGCCTCAACGACTGCGCCCACCACACCCCGCTGTTCGGCGAAGCGGTGCACCGGGCGCTGTAA
- the folC gene encoding bifunctional tetrahydrofolate synthase/dihydrofolate synthase — MPNTLPEWLEYIEQQHPRSIELGLDRVRAVAARMGLEAPARRVITVGGTNGKGSTVAFIEAMARAAGWRVGAYTSPHLLRYNERVRVDGREADDVALVAAFAAVEAARGDVALTYFEFGTLAALRLFAAADLDLAVLEIGLGGRLDAVNLVDADVAVITTVDLDHQDWLGDDREAIGAEKAGIARPWKPLVLGETQPPSSVIGHAYRIGASAIVYGSDFFVDPVDAQHWRWRELDFTLELPRPRLAGDIQLRNAAVAIAALRALPDDLPEAALVEGVAAARIDGRLQRFEPRPGVEVLVDVAHNPQAARTLAAELAAQPAAGRTQAVYAALADKDSVGVVAALANVIDDWRVAGLAGARALDVDAFARRLRGTAAEHAVPAATVDEALRMALPAAAPGDRIVVFGSFHTAAEALAALGPG; from the coding sequence ATGCCCAACACCCTCCCCGAGTGGCTCGAATACATCGAGCAGCAGCATCCCCGGTCGATCGAACTCGGGCTCGATCGCGTGCGTGCGGTGGCGGCGCGCATGGGCCTGGAGGCACCGGCACGGCGCGTCATCACCGTGGGTGGGACCAACGGCAAGGGTTCGACGGTCGCCTTCATCGAGGCCATGGCGCGTGCCGCCGGCTGGCGCGTGGGTGCCTACACCTCGCCGCATCTGCTGCGCTACAACGAACGCGTGCGCGTCGACGGTCGCGAGGCTGATGACGTGGCGCTGGTCGCCGCGTTCGCCGCGGTGGAGGCGGCGCGTGGCGATGTCGCGCTGACCTACTTCGAGTTCGGCACCCTCGCGGCACTGCGGCTGTTTGCCGCGGCCGATCTCGACCTGGCCGTGCTCGAGATCGGCCTCGGCGGTCGCCTGGACGCGGTGAACCTGGTGGATGCCGATGTGGCGGTGATCACCACGGTGGACCTCGACCACCAGGACTGGCTGGGCGACGACCGCGAGGCGATCGGCGCGGAGAAGGCCGGCATCGCGCGGCCCTGGAAGCCGCTGGTGCTCGGCGAGACGCAGCCGCCGTCGAGCGTGATCGGCCATGCCTACCGCATCGGCGCGTCGGCAATCGTCTACGGCAGCGATTTCTTCGTCGATCCCGTCGATGCGCAGCACTGGCGCTGGCGGGAACTGGATTTCACCCTCGAACTGCCGCGCCCGCGACTGGCCGGCGACATCCAGCTGCGCAACGCCGCGGTGGCGATCGCGGCGCTGCGCGCGCTTCCCGACGACTTGCCGGAGGCCGCGCTCGTGGAGGGTGTCGCCGCCGCGCGCATCGACGGCCGGCTGCAGCGCTTCGAGCCGCGGCCCGGTGTCGAGGTGCTGGTCGACGTGGCCCACAACCCGCAGGCCGCGCGCACCCTGGCGGCCGAACTGGCCGCACAGCCGGCGGCGGGGCGCACGCAGGCGGTCTATGCGGCACTGGCCGACAAGGACAGCGTCGGCGTGGTGGCGGCACTGGCCAATGTCATCGACGACTGGCGGGTGGCCGGGCTGGCCGGCGCCCGCGCACTGGATGTCGATGCGTTCGCGCGGCGCCTGCGCGGCACCGCGGCCGAGCATGCCGTGCCCGCGGCCACCGTCGACGAGGCCTTGCGGATGGCGCTGCCCGCCGCCGCGCCGGGCGACCGGATCGTCGTGTTCGGCTCGTTCCACACCGCCGCCGAGGCGCTCGCCGCGCTCGGTCCAGGTTAA